From Anastrepha obliqua isolate idAnaObli1 chromosome 3, idAnaObli1_1.0, whole genome shotgun sequence:
ctcaattatctcaaaactactttttcagcctggtgttgtcaaaaaaaaatatatacactcAACGAAGTCTTCCGAAATTTGAATATGTTGGCTAGaaccatattattatttcaattatttcgtatttttttgattaaaaaactaaaaaaaaatctcgatttttagtgtcaaattcaaaaccgcgccattttgtcaattttttttttattctagtacggacatagctacagtcatactgataaatatatatatataattcttttggtttttgtgtttcagataaatagaagaaccAAAATAGACAAcatcgtccaggtccaatttttcgcgaggtcaacttcagcgccattttttaaattattaaaattaaaaaaaaaattttgttctcaatttttatgtgtaaaagaagttgaataaaaagcttaaaaaatgtaaatatcgtttttcattttttttattaaaaaaaaaataatctgaaaataccctaaattttctcgctttagaccaccgggaccccttaagataTGGTAGCCAAGAGTAATAACACACGAGGAGCTCTGGAGAATTACACGACAAAAAAGCATCAACAAAGAAattaagaactgaaaatattaatgcaatCTGCGAAAGTCTTGCCATAAAATACCGCATGCCGCCTTGACTTGGAACCTGCAAAGAACGAGAAGAGGCAGGCCAATGACGACTTGGCAAATGACTACTCGCAATAATACTGGAATATCTTTAATGAACTGAGGCCTATGCCCAGAAatagaaatgtttggaaaacgTTTGTTGAATCCTTAAGCGCCTAAAGGAGTAcggaataaataataataataatttactaaAGGCAAAGAGTCAACAAAATATTCCTTAAACTAGTTAAGTATGTAGTATTGTCTTTCCATTATTTTCTGTCTATAAGATAGCACGACAtaagatatttaaattaaaaattttatttgctagAGCTTTTCCGATTACATCCCAATACTGCTTGTAGCAGTGTACCAACTCATATTCAAGACGTAATCCACCTAAGGCTATAAAATGATACTATTACCAAGAGAATAGCGTAAAAACTCCTTCTTGCTAGTTTCTCGACTACCTCGTTTTATCTCTCAATGATGGGGTAACCAACATAGAATTACTATGTTTTTTCTCACCAGAAGTTCTGATAGCTTCTCTACTAGCCTGGGTGTGAAAATCCGATTACATTAAGCCCTGATCGATGCTTGgctattaaaaaagtttacaataaATGTGTCTTTCGAACCTTTTGCACCGTATACAGAGCTTGGTAACAGATCCATAATACCTGCGCCCATAATTTACACCATTTTCAATTGATCTATGTACCAATGAACATATCTATTGTACATTCTCTATTTCTCGAACCTTTTCAGAttggaattttttaacaaagcaaactttttattcattaaatcaaaaatatgtcACATTTCTTTCCGTGTAGGGATTATCCCCATTTCGCTTTAGATAATACGAATTTTCCATATatcgtttcaatattttgtttactacGCGTGGTTCACGGGGTTGTTGCCCCATGTCACTAAATTCAAAAATCAGGTTTCAACGAGTTTGAATGGGAGAAGTAAGGATGTTTAAGATTGTGGTAAGATTTCATTCATCATCAGAAAGTTTGATatataaaactgaatatttGCCTCCGATAAAGCGCGCGCCCGCGAATGTTCAAGAGCTTCTTTGAACCCGTGTAATTTCTCTGGaatcaatatatttaaaaacaagccCTGTCTTTGGCGCTATTTAGTTCAAGGGCCATTAAACAGTCAGTGGAGCAGTAGTCCAAAAACAATAAGAGCAATGTACAcaaggccgggtcgatttgtgggaaggcaaaaaaatcgcccattgctctgtgaaaatcatattctagggatcaaaataagaaactttgccgaaggaaccatacctctaaaacgaattctgatgtcccccaatttgggtcgaactttttagtttcttttctcatgtaaaggccaaaaaatggtgatattctgaaatgattgtatggggaaccccccaggggagttgcagggggtgtgccactggcatgggtggatcggccatccaaagttagtggggagcactctaaatgggtaaaagtgggatttttcgttcgacccaaatcgggggacatcagaattcgttttagaggtatggttccttgggcaaagtttcttatttcgatccatagaatacgattttcacagagcaatgagcgatttttaaatcgacccgccctaatgtacaccCATAGTCAAAAGTATTtacacaaaattattcacaatgtttactttgtttgttttgttaaacACAACTGTATTTAAAAAGGTTGTTCTCGTTGAAATATTTAGAGTATGCAAAGATAGCTAGTGCAAATTCAAAGACAACAACGGTACATTTCACATTAAAGCAAGCACTCGAGTTAATGCGAAATTTCAGCTTTGTGTAAATACTTTTGACTGTGGCTGTATTTTGTTTTGTCTTCGGTCCATATAATGTCAAAATCTATCAAAAAGATTGACAATTCAGcgtaacttaaataaaatttgacaatttagagaccaaataaatagaaaaaaattcaaattgcaaCCCAACTGCTGGCGGTTTGATGCCCCTTGGATTTGGTTTGTATTCAGAATATATCTGTGgctttttacaaagaaaaataaaagcgtATTACgcattagaatatttttttttctttaattgcatGCCTTGAAGTTTTAAGGTATTTCAAGAAATATCTTTGAGATTAGCTTGCTGAAACTTCGTGAAAGCaattcaaaagcatttttgtgaTATTATGTGGAATTGGAAAACATCtgctaattaaattaaattatccaaattatataaaaattaaacaatcgTTATTAATAGAAATCTGATTCACTTATTCAGATTTTTCCAGTAGGGTACCTACATACCAGATGTATACGGTTGGCAAGTGCTGGTTGCTCTCCAAGCAACGATAGTTGGTCAGTGCGTAACATAGGAGATGGTGTAATGCAAGAAATGTTATAGCCGTCGAAACAATTTTTGTTCATgtgcacgatttttttttgttttttttttttgttacttgcgACATTAACTCATATGCAAgtattatattatgtatgtatgtatgtatatgtacgaacTTGAATATTCCACTGAAGAATGCTCTACGCGCTACTTTATAAAAcctcttatttttttgaattttcaagcaAGCTATGcagtttttgttaaaattactattatattataatataaattcataAGTTTATTAGTTATTCAACTAAACTATTTGTTGCGATTGTTGTcaaaacacacacatatacatacgtagcaTGCAATTTGCAATGGCGTAAAAATTTTCGCGAAAAATAACTGTTTCACGACAGCAGCTGTAACAAAATACGTTTCTTTGCATACCAATTTCaggtttttgttttcgttgaacCAATTTCTAAAGCAAAAGCAGACATTTGTGCACTGAATATTTAGAACTTGCTTTATTCTTATGATCACATCAATTTTTCACTTAACATTTCATTCCAGTTTTACTCTTTACTTCTTTTACTcctatatttgaatttcttttttttttttaattttattattttatttatatgtatttacatatatacacatacatgtgcatgtatACGTTTTTTAACGCGCGTTTTATGCTTGCGTACGCGAAAGTTTCACTATTCGCCACAACTCGATCGCTTGCCAGCCGCGCTAAAACTGCGCTCCAACTTGCCGAGAGAAGCACTCTTAACATCCAAGTATTGTACTCGCATAAAAACTTCGCTTACCACCTGCCAgcaatgctttaaaaaaaattaaatctactcACTGAGCTACCTATCTTGGCTTACAATACGACTACGAATGTGCCCAACGACCCAAGAGAACAAAATCCCATTTGGTGAGTGAATGCATTCGGCCAAACTGTGTGTGCTAGCCAACTGGTTATTCACCGACTGCATACGTGTACATAAATGTGTGCGCCGATtctatgtgtgcgtgtgcgatCAGCTGTGCTAGCCAACGATTATAAATTTCGTATAGCGTAGCCTAATTTCAGGCGTACACCTTACAAACAGTGAAACCTGTTTAATGTTTCTATAGTCAAATTTTAATTCGCAGACAAACATGACAAGGGAAGTAATTTCCTCAAATGGTTTTAGTGTTCAGTGTGAACATCCGAAAGTTAATTTGCGAGaaagtactttaaaatttcGGAAAGTAAACTGGCTGAAATGATCAAAAAGGCAATTGCTAATTTCGATCCGTACAgaactttatatacatatacacatatacgaaTTACAATTACgtagaatatatatatttttatctgataCAGGTAACTGAATTAGAAAaggatacatattttatttctaatctcaattattttttatagtctCCATATAATCACCATTAACTTCAATACATTTGGTATCAAAATTGCGTTCCTGCAGCTCCTTAAGTTCAGTATTAACCTATTTATCATCTCTTCATTGCCACCGAGAtcataatttttgttgcttGCAGGTGGCCTTGCTCTTTTCGGGCTCCATACCATGGATTTCTGTTTGGTTTCCGGGTAATACTTAAAAATCCAAGCTTCGTCACCTGCAACTATCCTACTAAAGTTGTTAGACTCTACATTTtcgaattttcttaaaaaatattgaggaAAGCTAGAGAGCAATTGAGAAGCTAGGGCTTTTTGACTCTCTTTTAAAATTCGGATTTCTCAGATTTCTTTCTGTATTGCAAATCATTGTGCAAAATCGCGATAATGCAATAACACTGAAGCCCAAATTACTGCATATGATTTCCTGTTTCATTTATGAATCTTTGCCAATTTTTGCATCACCAGAGCCACATTTATCTCGTCAGTCGACGATTTTGGCCGTCCTTCTCAAGGCTCGTTCTCTACAGAAAAATGTCCAGACTGGGATCTTTGGTACCatttaaaaacagttttaagagATGGAGTGTCCGTTTTATATGTAGTTTTGAACTCATTGAAAATTTCCACAGGCTTGAGTTGGCGTCGAAAGCCGTAAAGGTAATGAATTTTCTGCTGCGTCGCTGGCGGAATTTCTATTGACATTGCATCAATTATTTTACCTTTTCTCGTATCCATTTTAAccgatttttctgaaattttcaacccatttgtacatttatatatatatatatatataaatatcaacTATGCCTCTTCGCCAACGGACACGGTTTTGAGTTATATATACCAGTTCGTCCCATGTAACCCCAAGATACATACTATAGTTCATTTCAGCTGCTTTTGAGTGTCTGAAGGTGGCAACTGGCCTACCCCTCTTCGGCCAGCTTTTTGGAACGGGTTCTAATGCAGGGCCTACCTAGATATTGACCCATTTACTTGAGTTCTTTGAAATCTTTGATTTATAAACGACTTAAATCAGTCATTTCCTTCAATGCCATCTGTGCAtactaattatatatatgtgtgtaaaaGGTGATCGATTTCGAGATATcagatttttaattgaaataaaacaacgacaaTTCAAATTGATTAGGCAATCTTTATCATTTTaatgtagaaccattcatgacatttattttttaaagataatctgtTTGAAATGTTGGCCGGAACTGCGCCGTTATTCGGACACCGTAAATACCAATTGTGAATGGCTCGGTGGAGGACTTCGGACATACGAATAACGTAAGTAATGTTGTCTTCTAAGGCCTCAATCGAAGtttgtttatccacaaagcatttagactttatatactttttcttcaaaatcacGAGTGATGTTTAGAGCAAAAACTAATGTTTTCCATATACATAATTCTGTAGCTGTCCTTTTACTACACTTTCTAGcagttttttgtcaattttaatcCATTTATCGCTTTGAAATCCtcttattttattgcattttgtatttttttccgaccggtgtttttttcaattgatGATTTTAACgatgttgaaaatttgtcaGATAGAATTATTCGCAAGAGCGAATTATTAATTATGTTTGTGATTGCATAACCCAGTAAGTGCTAATATATATTTGGACTTATTTTACCACAGAcggctttattttttaattatatgctaACACATACGGATGAAAGATGCTTCTGAAATAGGTATACAAATATACGAGCTATAGTGAGCAAGAAATTGGTTCGTTTAAATGCCGTGGAGGTCATGAGCAGTGTGGCTCAGTCACATGCACCCAATTCGATTAAGAATCTTTGCGTAGATGTCAAAGGCGCTGGAGGCAAAGAAAAGCGTGAAAGGTTATTATCAGCGAAAAGTTTTGATGTTTGACGTACTGAATGCATCGTAGGTGCGTAGTGGTACTCACCAATAAGGACCattcaacaaaatattagtacatatttttgtgctatacaaggtggcgcatgAATCACCCTAACGAAAgatttgcaaatggcatcgtacgtctatcatatttgaaactttatttttgaggTTTGGAGTCCGGCACTCGATgtgtaaacaattaaaaaggccataaatttagtttggaaaattattgttaCTCAATTCAAAGTAATGAATTTCTGAAAACACTACAAacttaagaatcaatttacttttgctcgattgACTAACTTAtgccttgactatgaccttgagatggtccagaaacgaatcgaaaTCCGCCCGaaagtgacttgcaggtattttggcgcactcgcggacaatagcttttttcagcgctttgagactgatgaatcttttagttccgACTTTGCTCTACAAAATgactcaaagagaataatccatcggattcgcatctAGTtcatttgagagccattgtgtggacgttatggaGTTCGGAACGTTTTTTTTAGGCATTCCTGGTCCACTCGAgcttttgtgagacggtgccgagttctgttgaaacgtccatagtctaccactgaaatgtttgtctgcccacggcttcgaagcaacctccagaatatttTCTCgacaatatttcgcatttaccttgacgccaggctcgatgaaaacgattggagagcgcccatttgTGGTTACAGCGactcaaaccattacctgtgaagGATGCTGCCAATGActgctggtggccaatcgatgactcaaattctcgtatgcatggtcggtcaaataaaccctatcgttttgggagtttacgaattcctcaatttgaaaatttttctcgtcAAAAAATACAATGTTCGAAAATTGAatactttcggccaagcgaagcaactccttcgctctcaagtctgacttgttgctgcttctgtgtgagatcatgcgatttttggatcttgtaaagctTGACTATGAGATCATATTTcagtatacggcggatgctacggtcaaatattttcagttctttcgctatttgattggcacttcgtcgtggatgtcgctcaagttgcttcttcactttttgaaccatttcaggtgacgttgcagtcttttgatgaccacctccatgacgtttcgcgatgctactagTATAATTGTAAGgggtaatggtgcgataaacaaaaactttatttactttaagatgctCGAGCTCAAGAACAATCGCTGGTCGTTATttcccagccaaatataatgcaatcacactattacgtttgaaatctattactgattttcttttttcgcgtttactctcggaaaAGTGCTTCCGCATGcgtgtaaacaatactctggactatcatttagccaactagcaGACAGCCGATactcgtgcatcagctgcgaTAGGGGTCTGAAgttgattacacttcgagtgcagGACCCTGTTGCTGCTgccatttttaatcaaaatcaaaatatttctttgcacACTTGTTTACTTTGATACAAAATGGACTACTGTATTTTTCGTTGGTAACTGTGTTAGTTATAAACTTTATATGACTTTGCTATTTTCTCAAACCGCGACTTTCCAAATCCATGATCACGATTACTCAAAAACTAGTCAAGGAACCTTTTTGTAAATCGGTATGTATCGGTATCTGCAACACGTAAAAGTCTAGTCTAAAGTATTCAAtccttgacattttttttttaattttcttttaacccAAAACGGCTGTTTTATTTACTGAAAGTTAAAATCTTTGATTTCGACTAGCTGCCAGTTTATTAGAAAAGGTTTACCACTTTTAAATCCCTCGAGTAAAGCCAAGATTATGTTCTAATGCAACCGGATCTGTTTGATTCTTGCGATTCAAAAGACTCGGCTCAGCGCAAATTCTTCTATAAAACAATACTTTAGATatgcttatttaaaaaaaaaaaaattcataaaattatatattcagTCTACGTACTTTTAGACAATaccaatatttatatgtaattactgggttgcccatattcgacggacccatgtgttttttttaaatcaaagaaaaaaaaatttttttttatgctgacgaTAATAAtcgttttatttggttcaagcagatttgttgacatcactttttgaatatgatatctctcaaatggccgcattgagcctgtacggcgtattgtgcccgttttgcagcattttccatagttttagctaacatgttgtcacggatgttgttcttgagctcttctatggtctttggcttattaatataaacctttgattttaaatatccccagaAGAAGAAGttaggtggcgttaaatcggacGAACGAGGTGGCcggtcaaaatcgccatttttcgacatcaaacgacgagaaaacaatttcttcaaaaaatcgattgtggtgcgagctgtgtgtggtggagcgccgtctagtggaaaccagaactgccttatacgctttcgacgaataagtagttatcatatcgcgataacgcctttcttcttcttctgacttcttttgttgaatgtaaatttcaaccatttgggagcgctcgcgtggcgtgtactgttccatggtaaaaatctgcttggactgatgcttccaacgcggtatgtcattaagcgacctgacgtctctgtcaaaagatacaggattGCCAGatggtccgtcgaatatgggcaaccctgtatatattatatgaacaAATGGACGGAACGTCACTTTTGGGCGGCCTTCGAATGGCAAATGATTTTAtggtttatgaggagcttttttaggatagaaatgcactcgaaggtTTTCATTGTATGCCGAAGGACGACCTCTattcgaaaaaactttttttatcgtTTTATGCTTAGTTCCCGCGGTTTCGGGTAAGAGTCATGCACGAACATATTTGTGGTTTTGATAaacaaaaagttctaaaacaggGTATATGTTATCGCGCCACAATTAGACTTAACATAACGACCCTCAAGGACATAAAAACGCACAAGTGCTAACAGGTTAAAAAAGTATAGCATCAGTTAAATCTTCCATAAGCTCCTATTCAGTGGACACACATACagaaacattattaaaaaaatagaaataagatATAACATAACCAGCGAATTTCGTTTgccattgttttttaattacttagGAACAATTTACTTAAGCTCTAACTTTTACTTATTCTAAAGTCTTATGTTCTCACTTATGTAATAATTTATGGTCCTCATCACCAAGGCATATGCTACACTAAATTTGTTGCGCTTCTGGAGACCATGCTTCGCTCATACTTTACGCCATATTCCATGAATGTGAAAGGTGGATTTGCTTGTGTTAAACAAAAGTACACACCACTGGCCTTAGCAGGGTACTTCAAACCAATCGCCACTGAATCACTGAAATCGCATTGCCGCCTACGGAAATTTGACCAACTATCGCACTTCACTGCCGGTATCATAACACCCTCGATCAGCGCCTCCATAAATAATACAAACGCGTACATATGACTGCAAGTCTTCGTGCTACAGCCTGGTTGTAATTTACGACGCGAAAAGAAACCAATGCCATTCGGATAGATATCGATGGTACCGCGTCGTTCGCGCACGCCAAACACATCACCCTCGCCGTGTATGACTACGACGCGAGTACTGACATTGGCATGCACGTAAATGTCCGACGGTCGACACATCAGCGCCGGATCAATGGCTACTAATTGTCCCATACGCGTTGTCGCTTGGCTAGCGTAGATGCGCGCCGCCAATGCTGCAATGTTAGCGCCCACTGAATGACCCGCCAAGGTGATGTCCTCTGAGGCGATGCCGTGCTGGGTCAGCACGTTGAGTATTTTCGCCACAAAATGAGCCTGCACAACAACGTGATGCCGTACCGTATTATACAGTTGTAGCACGTCTTTGGCGAAATCCACAAGCACAATATTCAGATCGCGACGTGTCGCCTGCAGTAGCTTTAGGTGCGCTTGCACGCTGAAATAGCTATCGAGCGTGTAGAAAGCATTCACGTAGATGAGCgttttacgcttgggattgatATCGAAATCGCTTATTTCAGAAATTGCTTTGATGGGCAGTCGAATGCTTTGATTAGTCAGCGTCATCACGTGTATACTGGCATCGCAGGGATTTATGCCACTGTGAAGGAACATAACAGACTCGTCAACGGG
This genomic window contains:
- the LOC129241335 gene encoding pancreatic lipase-related protein 2-like codes for the protein MQQKPIYVLCLWLLSEFLYFTHANLSDDGVLQETNRVQQYPSIESIQQQNLQLLQETLELGWKSFCEAPVDESVMFLHSGINPCDASIHVMTLTNQSIRLPIKAISEISDFDINPKRKTLIYVNAFYTLDSYFSVQAHLKLLQATRRDLNIVLVDFAKDVLQLYNTVRHHVVVQAHFVAKILNVLTQHGIASEDITLAGHSVGANIAALAARIYASQATTRMGQLVAIDPALMCRPSDIYVHANVSTRVVVIHGEGDVFGVRERRGTIDIYPNGIGFFSRRKLQPGCSTKTCSHMYAFVLFMEALIEGVMIPAVKCDSWSNFRRRQCDFSDSVAIGLKYPAKASGVYFCLTQANPPFTFMEYGVKYERSMVSRSATNLV